The Tachysurus fulvidraco isolate hzauxx_2018 chromosome 10, HZAU_PFXX_2.0, whole genome shotgun sequence genome segment TGAGGAAGCATGTAGTATGTGGAGAACTAAACATTTCTATGaaattgttgaaaaaaaaaacatatgtagAAGTAATGCAAAGCtacatgcattaaaaaaaaataattacagtagATGCATCACCGGTGTGTCAGGGGTTTTAAACTGGAAATGGATGTCCAATTAGAGATGGAGACATAAACAtgcaaaagtgtaaaaaaaacactgtgtagaATTGttatatgtgtaaaaaaaaatatgaatctgtaaagtgtgtgtccaCTAAAGTGGATTTCCAAAGTGGACTATGAATGTACCAACACTGTTGTTGTTGCACACTTAGTTTCTCCTCCAAACattttttgtagaaaaaaaagcagtagtAGACTAAACAATACATATCTGTGTGAATAACCTCTCTGGGCCATGCAGTATCAGCCCCAGCATTGCTTCTTCATACCATCCTGATAATGAGATGCACAATGTGCATCAGAGTAAAAGGTAAGGCGACAGAAATACAATCGAGGATGCGAATAACTTCGTTAAAATCCTATTTAAACAAAATTGTAATGACAAAGTACAAACGTGCAATGTGCTGCTTTGCAGTGTTATTCACAGTAGGTTGTAGGGAGATATCAAATAAATGagtaattatactgtatgtacacaatTGTATTATACTGTAAAATATGGTGTGCAAAAAAGTCgctttttttggtttattacaCAATTAAACGGTTGAactgcacttttattttgtgttgaaaGACAGGATCCGTGCTGATCCATTTATAATGCAGTTGATGCATATCGTTGTCTTAttcaatttgttttattttcttttgtatacAGATGTAAACGATTTGTTTTCACTCGACATCGCATGCGGCAGAACTTTTTCTATGGTACAAGCTGAGATTCACTGGCTACTGATAGACCTCTGTATATCCTGTATAGCACGATTTTATCTTGACATTTTACAGAACGCTGCTTTCTATCCATTTCACTGCAAGGGCTCAGGATGCAGTCTTCATGACTTTATTGTGTGAGTTCTCCAAGTCAATTTAATGAGCTGGCCTGAATGTGACATTTGGTTAAAACCCATGATAAGTCACAGATTTGCTCACTGGATattaaagtcagacaggaaATTTTGTGAGAAGGCAATCTTCAGCTCTTTGCCAAAGAGTTCATATTCATCATTCCTCCTTCATAGTGTACTGTAAAACCCCAATTAAAAACTACTTAAACATGACTTAAGGACCAGGAGTCAGTTACAGTCAtttaaaggtgctatataaTATTCCAAGGTATACACTCGTACTTATTTTTATGTGAGGAAGAACTCATTATGGCACCATTAATATTAAAGGGCATTTAATCTTTATTCAAGCTTTACTTAGATAGGAGCTTTTAATAGTGAGGTATTGAGGTTGCCAAGTGGCGCAACAGAGAGGTCAGGCTCAGATCCTGTTGATGCTACGGCAAAAAAGAGGCCAAAAAACCTGGCCAAGCTTGCAGTGATGGCGAGAACGAGGATTGGTTTAGTAGCCAATCACTTTAGCCAATCATGAGCACCTTTGAGCTTGTGCATGTAGACGGCGGTGGGGCTTTCCTCTGAGTGACACCAAGCTAACCAACTACATATTTTTAAAGCCTTGCTCAAACTGTAAAGGAAGCATGTGATAGCTTTCATGTTCCAAGATGCCAGCTGTATGACAAGGCAAGACCTAACTGGTGGGATGGAATTTGCCAAGACTAAAATAGGCATAAATCATGGGAAGATAAAGAGGTTCTGGCTTAAAAATGAAGTTGTCTTGCTTGCTTAATTCATAATACAATTGTTCAGTTTACTTTAGgccatgaaaataaatacatgcatcTTAAAGAGAGTTGCAGGATGAATGGCCTTTATTTCTTGAGAGTAACGAGGAATGGATGTGAATCATAGCGTTGACCGCACAATGAGTTACAATAAAAGatgtgaaatatttgtttataagCTTGTGACTGTAAGGAATGCTCAACACAAGCATAATTAGAAATCTTTATCAAACCACAATAAagtgaaaatggaaaataaGTACAATGGTTTGCACTTTATTGTGAAAATAAACAGCCAACAAACTGCTCGGGAAATAACTTAATAATGCCCCGTTTCAATTTCAAATGATATTTTGactcaatcaaccaatcataattatattacaactatattttattatattttataactgTACAACTATATTttggatgtacagtataaaacacTACATAGGCCATTATATTCTACACTATATAGTGTcctttactgtatatagagtATGGAAACCACTATATAATGCCCCtgtaaagaaaagtaaaaaaaaaaatgatgtatgTTCTAGCTTCTAAAGCTCTGTGAACACCAGTGGCTGTATATTTGATGAGGACCAGACACAGTGCATAGATGCCTGCCACACAGATGCTTGTTTGCTTTGAAATCTTGTTATGTGACTCATATGTGGAACATGAGAAGCATGTAGTGACCTAGGAGCAGATGAGGCGTCTCCTAGTAAAGTGCGGTTGCCGCCAACCACAAGCTGTTATACATTCCCTGCAGTTGTTCCAGGTGATTTAAGCGTTTGGGGTTTACATGTATCTCAACCGagacaagaaagaaaatgtgGTACCATGAACATGCAATGACTTATTATCTTCTCTTCTTCAGTACTGTACCCATCTGCCTTTAGAGTGAAGagaggaactccagcactgctTAACCCCTCAATTCAGAGATCAGTGGAGGATGCCAACCTGCTCTATGAGGTACTCCTCAATCATTCTCTCCATCAAAAGTATGGCTTGTTTTTCACTACTTTTTTAAAGACTACCCAACACACGGCATCTACGACGACACTGATAGTCATTTGCTGCATGACAACAGTAATGATATATTATTTCAGGAGCATAACATCCATCATGGCACCGGAAGCCCACTGTTTATTCCAGTAAACTGCTGTTTAACTACTTACAGTACATCTTTAGAGTAATTAGTCCAtccatattataaaatatatgaataattgGATATAAACCAATGTTCTGTTGATTTGCTCACCTTTCTAAAAGATCTATAAAACATTCCTAAAACTACAGTTTAAGCatatggggcagtggtggctcaactggtgttaaggctctgggttgttgatcagagaatcaggccaagctgccactgctgggcccttgagcaaggccctcaaccctctctgctccaggggcgctgtatcatagctgcccctgcactctgaccccaatctcctcagttggggtatgtgaagaaaagaattccactgtgctgtaatgtatatgtggcaataataaaggctttcatgccctgttctatctatctatctatctatctatctatctatctatctatctatctatctatctatctatctatctatctatctatctatctatctatctatctatatagcTGTTTAAGGACTTCATGCTGATAGAAAAGTTTTGttagaaagatagaaagattgCCGAAGCAACGAGGAAACTAGCTTTTAGCAGTCTGTCGGCTGCAGCATAAGAACGGCTTGTCAACATCCAgtagtgtttatgtgtattCTGAATACAAGCTGCGGATGTAAACAGATAAAGGTAAACGGACATGTTCAGGTTTATAGAATGTGATGACTCTGAACATTCCAATCTTACAGGTCATCTTGGGTGTAtagtttaaaaaacagaaaaaaacacctaTTACTTGCTAGGAATAGTTTTACTCCATAGTTCTATCAATAAGCAATCTGTAATACTGATAAATTGTAAGTTGTAATAAACTAGTTTAGATAATGGAAAGCATATTTTAAAGCGATGTAACTAAGTAACTGGAATGCAGTTCAGGAATTTGCATAGAACAGATTTCAGACCTCAGAATTACCTACAGATTATGCTGACATTGACTTGAGGTCTGACAGGTTGTACAATTTAGCAACAATTCCTAAAATACACGTATTGAgtaatgtaaatactgtgtaCACCATATGGACAAAGtttgaagcacacaattgtattgAATGTCTCTGTATGCTGGCTCTGacttaaccccactgaacacctttgggatgaactggaacacctactgcaccccagacctttttactcttacatcatcagtgtctgatttCAATAACGCTCTTGCAGCTGAATGAACACGAatctccaacatctagtggaaagccttcccagaacaATGGTGGTTACTAGAAGCGAAATCTGGAAAGGGATGTTTAACAAGCACATATGGTAGATGTAATAGTCAGATATCAACATACTTTTGGTCATAAAGTGTACTGTCTTTTTGGGCTTAAAGACAAAAAGAGATCCAGGCCACAGGTGTCAAACTCTTCAATTCAACCCTCATGAACTTGCCATAATACCCACGTCTCTATCTTTAATTCACACCAGACCCGTAGCATAGCAACCACCTGCATTAGCACACATGGGCTTTTTTCATTCATGGGGTTGCAGCACCATGCTTTTCTGCTGAACTTGATGCAAGTCAGCGCTGAATATAGAAACAGTATGACTGCTGCATATGGGACTCGTTGCCCAACAAATACGATTTTGACAAACTTTGTGGctgtatttttatcatttactatttgaattcttcTTGAGCTGATCCGTTTACATTCATGGCATCTGGTAGATGCGACCTATTTTCTAGCGCGACTTACAGAAGAACTTTGAAGTCGTGATCAATAAATATACCCTCATAATGGTTCACTTGATCATGGACTAAAGATTTATCAGACTAAAAACTCTATTGGGGAGATAATATATCCATGTGTGTTGTTTACTCAATGGAAATACCTTCTTCCTGACGTAACTGTCATGTTTGTGTTAGGTGGTGTGGTCGGGGCTGTATGTGGAAGCAGAGAACAACGTGCTCCACGTGGCTGATGAGGAACTTGGTTCTCTTCGGAGACTGCAGCCCCTGGAGGTAGTCTGTGAAGACGTTCTCCCGAGGACGCTGTCAGATATCCGCCGCCTCTGCCATCATCTGGAACAGCACCGGGCTCGCTTGAGCAAGGAAGACTTTGAGCGGACCGTGCTTACCATGGTGTACACGGCTCAGCGAATAGCACAGAGCAACGTGGACCATCAGAGGGAGCTGTGGGCTGATTCACTGCTTCAACTctataaaagtattaaaaaagacCTTGGGGCAGAGTGACAACACTctcaaaacaacacaatactaATGTACAAAATATTATGTCAAAATTGTATACCACTATACTACTGTACTGGCATTGTATAGCACTCTTACAAGCAAATTTCTTTCGCTGTCTGTTTCACTTCCTGACTGAGCCAGAACTCTAAAGAGCTTTTTTGTATAAACCTAGGTGgagaaaaacaataaagacCAAAGGCATCATTTATTCCGCAATCAACCTaaattcactttttttccaaacaaatctaaaatttaatttttttttttttaatgaataagtTGAAATATACATTCTTGACCTTTGGATGTCCAGATGTCTTGATTAGATGCTTAAGCTACACATACTGCTACTTTAATAGTTAATAGTTTAAATATTGCTCATTCCTGCTTtaatccaatcagccaatcgtgtggTTTTAATAGTTTCAATAAATACAATCATTCTTTTCAAAGAAAAAATGATTTTCTCTTATTCCCCAGGAACTCTTCTGTCACTCCGTTGTATACTCTGGAGTATAAAGATGACACTTGGAAGATGTTTGTAAGAAAGCTTTTTAAGAAACGTCAGAATTACAGaatttagtgttgtgtgtgagagcagagccAAACATTTTCGTTGTTGCATGCTATCAGTGAGTCTCAGGACATGCACCTGACACCTGCTGTGAAATATGGAGGTGGATTGTTAATGTTTTGGCTAAGCATCAGGATTTCGGCCTTAACACCTGCTTGCCTCTGTGGAGGAGGTTGGTCACAGATAGAGCTTTTAGTACGAGGTAAATGTATAGACAAGATTTATTTAGATGACACAAAAAACACTATTTTGAATTGAGCGTTTTCCGCATGGACTCCACTATGGTTTGAATTAAAGACAGTCATCCATATGCACAATTTTAAGAAagggaaaaatacaaaattcatcATTTTGAGTTTGAGCTAAATAGAgacttattcatttaaaatagaaatctttttttgtgcattttgtaaGTTTTGTGATCATGTCCTTTGTTAAAAACATGAAATTGCAAGATGTAAATTTATAATTCAGACTAAAATCCAGCATATTTTGGGGTTTTGTTAAATACACCTAAATCTCAAATAAAAGCACAGTGAAGATGGTGAAGAGGGAATCAACATGAACAAATGAAGCATGATCAGAATCAGATAATCAATCAATGACTGTAAAGCATGAAACAAGGCTTCacaaggaataaataaaagactggtttatttaaaggtgtgtgtgtgtgtgtgtgtgtgtgtgtgtgtgtgtgtgtgtgtgtgtgtgtgtgtgtgtgtgtgtgtgtgtgtgagagagagagagagagagagagagagagagagagagagagagagagagagagagagagagagagagatcatgaaCACTTTTGCTGAGCTTGTGGTCTGGGTATAAGTCATGTGGCTGTCAGAGTTTGTCATCAGATTGCTGGTAAATGGAGATTGATGTGGAAGTAGTTGGGGTAAAATTCTGGAAATTGGAATTTAGTCCCAGGACAGATAAAAAtccattagattttttttcattcatccaCTCTTCCAGGCTCCAGTCTATCCCGGTGGACTAGGGACACAAGGTGAGGGATAACCTGGGCAGTGTGCCAACCCATGGCAGGGCACGATcataatttagagatgccaatcctTCTTagacatgtctttggactgggggaggaaactgaaTTACCCAAATTAAACCTCACAAGCACAGCTCAGAGGCAGGAAACAAACCCCCAGCCGCCGCAGTGCAAAGCTTGTATGCCCAGGCTCCACTGTGATTTTCCCTTTTTAAATGCTGTCTGCTATAAGGCTTGTAAAAACCATGATTTCAGCTTGCTTACAGCTTCAAGGTTACTTCCtcaggtttgctcattagggataaatacaaacacatttaattatgtctaatattaattttgaacttttgtatcatattaatctttgtataatacacATTTTGTACTATATTCAATTacttatgctctgtaaagctgctttgagacaaggtccattattaaaagcactacacaaaataaattaagttaaatataaaaCCAGCCTCGTGCAGCATCACTATAACAAATCAGGCAATGGTTCAAAAAATAAACTAGAGACATATAAATCAGAATCAGGGTTATTTGCCAAGTGTGTTCatacacacaaggaatttggttccagcagtttgtgactctcaaaagtacagacataaataacactatactacacattTAGCTTGGGGTATACAAGAcgagacaaaacagactatacaagacaagacgatgcagacgatgtgagacaataaagacagtacgagtattaaataagaatacagaatatatgattaatcagtaatgtacataaagtgtgagaagtgtatggtagtgcaaataacagtattgtgcaacattgtgctttttgtacaatatacagcagcagtagtgtgtgtaacatatactgatgatgtgatgactgacaggtCTGATAATAATACACCGATAAGTTCTGATAAtacagtacttatagatatgaagcagggaatataattatggtgagttgttaatcagggtgattccCTGGGGAAAGAAAACCTTTGGgtttccataaatgtaaatcattttaagtGGTTAAATTTTTTGATacagatatttaaataaacacacgtTTCCTTGCTGTTTACTGacactgtatgtttttttttttttttgttcaggcTCTGAAAAATGATCCACTTTGGGGTCCTAAACTAGCAACGGAAGCTAGCGGAAGCGATAGGAGTAAACCGTCTCATTAAAACTATTTCATGGTTTTCTTCTTGATTATTTTGAAGGTAAGATTCTATTGTTATGGACAATACATACTGAAAAtgcgtcatcatcatcatccgatgttttttttgtgtgtatgtgcgtggcATTGACCTGTTTGTTGGTGTCGTTGTTGCTGGTGTTTTGATCAGTGTTTACATACAAACCTCTCCGAACGGCCTGAAATAAAACCGAACTAGTTAACGCTCAGTAACCGAATAGTGCCACTGACACTTAGATGTGAGCACTAGCTTTCATCACCAGAAAAGATATTATCCGAATCAGAACCAGAATCGTGTTAATGTTTGGATTATTGAGGAGAATATAGACGTGGGAAGTTTTTAGCACTCCTAAGTGTTAGCTAACACGCCCAGTGTTTACTAACTGAACGGCGGGGACTGTAAATGCTTCGGTTATTTGgtcattaatgtttatttatctgcTAACTTGTGAGCTTATTTGTGTGTAATTCAACGACACGGGGAAAGTGCAGCCAGCTAATATCGTCATACCTGCAACTGCATTTTATTTCCCACAGTGATGTATAATTATTACGGCCATGTTGCGGATGCAAACGAGATGCAGCTAGCTAGCTGAAGGGACTTTTATTCTAAAGGTGCAGtcgatttttatatataaatatatagcatttttttaaaaaaaaaaaaaaaggcagatatATAGAACGTGAGTAAGAACGAAAACGGGTGGGCTTAGCAAAAGTTTATTAAGTCGATTGGAAAACAGACTTCCGGTCCACGctgcttatttattttacagacttCCGGTCCTCCTGTCAAACGTTTTATAAACACTTCTTGCTCCTTAATGCTGTAATTCTCGGTATACAACACAGAAAACGTCCCAACTCGTCAACCTGGCTATCagtttccttccttctttccgtATTGACGTCATATCAACATGGCCGCTCCCACTGTGAGCGGTGTAAAGTCCTTCTCTACTTTTACATGAGTTTATAGCAGTGTTGGTGTTCGAGCAGTTAGCATACAGACACCGCGAACGCCATTAGTTATCACTCATATAATTAACGTTAGCCAGCTATTTTGTGCTTTGCAGGTCACTATATTCGAACTGAAgtccatgtttttatttttgtttgttttggcttCCTCACTTTGCACGCTGAATGTCTTGAGGAGGAAAATTAACTTGAAAATTGTCTTTTACACAGCATGTGATGGTGGGTTGACTTTTGTTCACATCGGTGTCTCAATCAAATGGTGAAACCACTAAACCTTAGTTAAActtataataaagaaagaatcaCAATTTcccatcttttcttttttacattttctttacaacacacacacacacaccccttcttAGTTTTTGTTCTCTTACCTACACATTTATAATCTGACATCTTGGTTGTTGGCCATTctctcttgccttttttttttttgcagcattctctctctctctctctctctctctctctctgtgtgtgtgtgtgtgtgtgtgtgtgtgtgtgtgtgtctttgactCTTAGCCAGGTTAGATCCTTTTTGTTCATACATTTCTCTTGAACATTAATCGATCAAGCTTGTTTAAAGTTAAATGAACAATTTAGGCTGTGAACTATTTTCTTGGCCTCTGTTTTTGCTCTGGCTTTACAACGGTCACATATCATTTCGATATACAATACTGTTAGCTGTACATTACCATATTTATAGCTTATTTCAGTAAAGACagaagaatcagaatcagaatgagctttattgccaagtacGCGCGCACGCTTCcaatacacagagacaacacgtggacaataagaataaagaataaataagaaagtgtGGAGTGCTCAGTACATTGTTTAGCACTATTAAGGTAGCTgggtcagtttttttttgttattgtttgtggCACAGTtagcaaaataaaatcaatctcTGTTTCAGCAGCATGCCGGCTGAACGCAAAAAATCAGTAAATGCAGAGGAGAAAGAGACGGGTCTGTTCGGTAAcaaggagagggagaaagacgGAGACAGAAGACCGACATTCTCCCGGGACAAGGGCCGAGACGAGGGCAAAATGAGCGCAAAGAAAGAAGGCGGCAAATCTGCCGACGAGAAGAGGCGAAGGATCGAGGAAGAGAAGAGGCGGAAAGAAGAGAAGGAGCGTAaaaagagggaggaggagaagcagaaggctgaagaggagcagaagaggaaagaagaagaggagcaAAAGCAACAGGAGGAACAGGAGAAGAAGCTGCTGGAGGAGGAAGCTAAACGACAGAAAGAAGAGGAGGCTGCTCAGCTAAAGTAAGCTGAATTCTTTTTGAATTCTTTGTTAGGTGATTTGTGGTTAGGAGTTACATGATCTGTTGTTCTCTTTAGGGAGAAGGAGGAAGCTCAGCAGCTGCACCAGGAGGCCTGGGAGAGACACCAAACCAGGAAGGAGCTGCGTGTGAGGAATCAGCATGCACAAGAGAGCCGTCCCGAAGAAGCCTTTTTCAGCCGCCTGGATTCCAGCCTGAAGAAGAACACAGCATTCGTTAAGAAGCTCCGTACACTCACAGAGCAACAGCGCAGTTCGCTCTCGCACGACTTCGACTCGCTCAACCTCAGCAAGTACATTGGCGAGGCAGTCAGCTCGCTGGTGGAAGCAAAGCTGAAGATCTCCGACGTGGGCTGCGCCGTACACCTGTGCTCGCTTTTCCACCAGCGCTACTCAGACTTTGCTCCACAGCTGCTAGCTACCTGGAAGAGGCACTTTGAGGCGCGCAAGGAGGAGAAAGCCCCGAACGTGAGCAAGCTGCGCACAGACCTACGCTTCATAGCCGAACTCACTATAGTGGGATTGTTCACCGATAAGGAAGGGCTCTCGCTGATCTACGAGCAGCTGAAAAACATCATCGGGGTGGACCGCGAAACCCACACCCATATATCCGTGGTGATCAGCTTCTGCAAGCACTGCGGTGACGACATCGCCGGGTTGGTCCCTCGGCGCGTGAAGAGTGCAGCGGAGAAGTTCAGCCTGGTCTTTCCTCCCAGCGAGATCATCAATGCTGAGAAGCAGCAACCCTTCCAGAACTTGCTCCGAGAGTATTTCACGTCTCTCACCAAGCACCTGAAGAAAGACCACAGAGAGCTGCAGAACATCGAGAGACAAAACAGGTAATAATCTCTGCCCTGATTATTTCTCAGACAAAGCTGAGCTCCTGTAACTGTTCTCaaaaacattctctctctctcctttcaggCGTATCCTTCACTCGAAAGGAGAGCTGAGCGAGGACAGACATAAGCAGTATGAGGAGTTTGCAACCTGCTACCAGAAACTGCTGGCTAACACTCAGTCTCTGGCGGATCTACTAGATGAGAACATGCCTGATCTACCTCAGGATAAAACGGTCCAGGAAGGTACACACAAATTTGTTTACTCCTGCTGTGGGTTGCAAAAGTATTTACCCCCTCCACCCGCAAATTTGTGGCGTATAACCTTGAACTGGGACATAACTGTGTCATTGTAGAGGGGGGGTGGGAATTGTTTTGATTCACTACTGTGccaagaaatattttaataatatataataataataataagcgaTTGCTAAATCTTCCATCAGCTGAGGAGTTTACAGCCATCTCTAGGATCTCTaggtttattcttatttatttatttattaaactttttaaaattcacTAATTAGATTAGTTTTATTTGACTTATTCAACTGGTTTGCGATGCTGAAGCTCTGCCGTGGCTCGCTTTGGATAATCACTTTGGATTTAGGAGTTAAATGCAGTAAACGGAATAAAATTAAGCTTTCATTTGCATTATGATGCACCTCTGTGCAGTACCACAATATATTCCAGACTTTCTCTTCATCACTTCCTGATCGATCTGTCAGAGTTTGTCGTTGTGACACGGCgtgttgtgtgtttgcgtgGCAGAGCATGGCCCAGGGATCGACATCTTCACTCCAGGAAAACCTGGAGACTACGAGCTGGACGGAGGGATCTGGGAGGACGAGGATGCACGGAACTTTTACGAAAACCTGGTGGACCTGAAGGCCTTTGTACCTGCCATTCTGTTCAAAGATAACGAGAAGAGCAGCCAGAGCAAAGACAAGGACGACAGCAAAGGTGCGGTCAGTCTGTTACGTCTGATGCGGTCAGTTTGTTACGTCTGCAAATAAATTGTAACCGAGTCTCTGTTTCTTTCGCAGACGGTAAAGAAAGCCGCGAGGGGAAAGACGTGAACTGCACGGAGGAGCTGGAACTGGAGATGGAGGCTCTGGATATCGCAGAGGACCCTCTGGAGCTCGAGCCTGCCGACGAGGCTGAGAATGAAGAGCTGGCCAAGAAACTTCTCGATGAGCAAGGTGAGTAGATGCGTGATCCTAGTATCACAGTTTGATTTAAAACTGCAGATATTTTCAGGTACCTGAAATATGCATGTATAAAGAGTTACGCTGTGTAATTGTAGCGCAAATAAATTTGTGCTTTTAAAGAACAAGAGGACGAAGAAGCCAGCACTGGATCTCATCTTAAACTCATCGTTGATGCTTTCATCCAGCAGCTTCCCAACTGTGTCAACAGAGACCTGATCGAAAAGGTAAACGCCGCTTTGCTCTCACACCTCAGCGAGACAAACCTATTTCGATCCCTTTGGGTGTTTAAGATCGTACG includes the following:
- the LOC113653905 gene encoding protein FAM180A translates to METTLALVILSLVLCHLSITAALHWRRVLYPSAFRVKRGTPALLNPSIQRSVEDANLLYEVVWSGLYVEAENNVLHVADEELGSLRRLQPLEVVCEDVLPRTLSDIRRLCHHLEQHRARLSKEDFERTVLTMVYTAQRIAQSNVDHQRELWADSLLQLYKSIKKDLGAE